The proteins below come from a single Portunus trituberculatus isolate SZX2019 chromosome 2, ASM1759143v1, whole genome shotgun sequence genomic window:
- the LOC123504038 gene encoding serrate RNA effector molecule homolog isoform X1, which produces MGDSDDEFERRRRDKFRGERSDYSGGGGGGGGRDRRDDGRRSGRDEWGDRSRDGWGGRERGSSRREYGREYGGGRTRDRYSPSRHDLSPPVKRVRQDWDDRRYGGYEGGGGTAPPSYGAYPSSYSQEYTHPPGHGAAAGRLDELGPTQPPMMTFKAFMEQCDDTITEEEALRKYSDYKLEFKRQQLNEFFINHKEEEWFKAKYHPEECVKRKEEQLANLKRRMSTFSELYHAGRLETISVDADQSDQLLKLLDSVVIKLEGGTDLDLQVLDQVVEEEPPKPPQATPGTLDAGGDGEGTGGGQEEEGKLFVLGEDSDEGGDNEATGEGEKDPDAPLKMDMSEEQKELQKKAKEYLKQKGSDGAGGGEEGVTTGEEHKRKRSDFSSSSSSSSSSSDSGDEGLEGDFSEPPPPGMEGGGLDGEKKEEEEEEKKEEEEEGEEGEEQEEGKKENGIEDAAKENGEPMEEDGAAKEETEEGKEDKEKEKEKEDGGGGGGGEKEGEGEEEDVEMKPRALHKTASIFLRNLAPTITKQEVEAMCRRYNGFLRAAIADPQPERRWFRRGWVTFKRHVNIKDICWNLNNIRLRDCELGAIVNRDLSRRIRTVNGITSHRSVVRADIKLSAKIIQNLDSRWGLWAEEAAAILENPLLSLTSSSNPVLRNITDYLIEEASAEEEELLGGNSGGGGGGSEEKGEGEAIEREPSLIKVLDRLLLYLRIVHSVDYYNHSEYPNEDEMPNRCGIMHARGIPPSSKVTPQEVQDYCRAFENKIGSFLQPLTRLTDDEAKKLGLKEAEEEVEKFVQSNTQEVAKDKWQCPLCGKKFKGAEYVHKHILMKHAEKVKEVKKEVDYFNNYLRDPKRPQLPEYPGNKHGGRKEDRPDPYVATYPQHVPDNRYAGYGGGYGRQYPAHSYGGYSGTYPKDYYGRGDPYTREPYPRPRVTYRSRSGDTREVIGYHDLDAPDDTDIF; this is translated from the exons ATGGGTGACAGCGATGACGAGTTTGAACGGCGGCGGCGCGACAAGTTCCGCGGAGAAAGGTCGGAttacagcggcggcggcggcggtggtggcgggcgAGACAGGCGGGATGACGGGCGGAGGAGTGGCCGGGACGAATGGGGGGATAG GAGCCGTGATGGATGGGGTGGCCGGGAGAGGGGGTCGTCCAGGAGGGAGTATGGCCGGGAGTACGGAGGGGGGAGGACCAGGGACCGCTACTCCCCCTCCCGCCACGACTTGAGCCCCCCAGTGAAGAGAGTCAGGCAGGactg GGACGATAGGAGGTATGGGGGGTATGAGGGAGGGGGTGGGACAGCTCCCCCATCCTATGGTGCCTACCCCTCCTCCTACAGCCAGGAGTACACCCACCCACCAGGGCATGGGGCAGCAGCTGgcag ACTGGATGAACTCGGCCCAACACAGCCCCCAATGATGACTTTTAAGGCTTTTATGGAACAGTGCGACGACACTATAACAGAGGAAGAGGCGCTCAGAAAATACTCCGACTACAAGCTTGAATTTAAACGGCAGCAGCTTAACGAATTTTTCATCAAccacaaggaggaagagtg GTTCAAGGCCAAATACCACCCAGAGGAGTGTgtcaagaggaaagaggaacagcTGGCTAActtgaag cGTCGCATGTCCACCTTCTCGGAGTTGTACCATGCAGGACGTCTGGAAACTATCTCCGTTGATGCTGACCAATCTGATCAACTCCTGAAGCTCCTGGACAGTGTTGTGATCAAGCTGGAGGGCGGGACAGACCTGGACCTTCAAGTGCTGGACCAGGTTGTCGAAGAGGAGCCCCCCAAGCCCCCACAAGCCACCCCCGGCACTCTGGACGCTGGTGGAGACGGGGAGGGCACTGGtggggggcaggaggaggaagggaagctgtTTGTGTTGGGTGAAGA CTCAGACGAGGGGGGTGATAATGAGGCAAccggagagggagaaaaggaccCCGATGCCCCTCTTAAGATGGACATGAGCgaagaacagaaggaattgCAGAAGAAAGCGAAGGAATATTTGAAGCAGAAAGgcagtgatggtgctggtggtggggaggagggagttaCTACTGGAG AAGAGCACAAGAGGAAGAGGTCGgacttttcttcctcgtcctcctcctcttcctcctcctccgattcTGGAGATGAGGGACTGGAGGGAGACTTCTCCGAGCCGCCTCCTCccgggatggagggaggagggctggatggagaaaagaaggaggaggaggaggaggagaagaaggaggaggaggaggaaggggaggagggggaggaacaggaggaagggaagaaagaaaacggaatagaaGATGCtgctaaagaaaatggagaaccgatggaggaagatggag cagcaaaggaagaaacagaagaaggaaaggaagacaaggagaaggagaaggagaaagaggatggaggaggaggaggaggaggagagaaggagggagagggggaggaagaggatgtggagaTGAAGCCCAGAGCTCTCCACAAAACGGCCTCCATCTTTCTCCGTAATCTTGCCCCAACTATTACAAAGCAGGAGGTGGAagct ATGTGCCGTCGATACAATGGGTTCCTAAGGGCGGCCATCGCTGACCCCCAGCCCGAGCGCCGCTGGTTCCGGCGAGGCTGGGTCACCTTCAAGAGACATGTCAACATCAAGGACATCTGCTGGAACCTCAACAATATCagg CTACGGGACTGTGAGTTGGGCGCCATCGTGAACAGGGACCTGAGTCGACGCATCCGTACTGTTAACGGCATTACGTCCCATCGCTCAGTGGTCCGTGCTGACATTAAACTGTCCGCCAAGATTATTCAGAACCTGGACTCGCGCTGGGGACTGTGGGCTGaggaggctgctgcaatactGGAGAACCCG CTGCTGAGCCTGACCTCCTCATCGAACCCTGTGCTGCGGAACATCACGGACTACTTGATAGAGGAGGCCagcgcggaggaggaggagctgctgggcgggaacagtggtggtggtggtgggggctcGGAGGAAAAGGGTGAAGGCGAGGCTATTGAAAGAGAGCCTAGTCttatcaag GTGCTGGACAGACTGCTACTGTACCTTCGCATCGTTCACTCCGTCGACTACTACAACCACTCCGAGTACCCCAACGAGGACGAGATGCCAAACAGGTGTGGCATTATGCACGCCCGCGGCATCCCACCCTCCTCCAAGGTCACCCCACAGGAGGTTCAGGATTACTGCAGGGCCTTTGAGAATAAGATCGGATCCTTCTTGCAGCCACTCACCAGACTTACTGATGACGAGGCTAAGAAACTGG GGCtgaaagaggcagaggaggaggtggagaagtttGTCCAGAGCAACACACAGGAGGTGGCCAAGGACAAGTGGCAGTGTCCCCTCTGTGGCAAGAAGTTCAAGGGAGCTGAGTATGTACACAAACACATTCTGATGAAGCACGCTGAGAAGGtcaaggaggtgaagaaagag GTGGACTACTTCAACAACTACCTGCGTGACCCTAAACGGCCCCAGCTCCCTGAATACCCTGGAAACAAACACGGAGGCCGCAAGGAGGACCGCCCAGACCCTTACGTGGCCACCTACCCCCAGCACGTCCCTGATAAtag GTACGCTGGCTATGGGGGAGGGTATGGGAGGCAGTACCCAGCACACAGCTATGGGGGGTACTCAGGAACCTACCCCAAAGATTACTACGGCAGAGGGGACCCTTACACCAGGGAGCCCTATCCACGCCCCAGGGTTACCTATAgatcaag
- the LOC123504038 gene encoding serrate RNA effector molecule homolog isoform X2, which produces MGDSDDEFERRRRDKFRGERSDYSGGGGGGGGRDRRDDGRRSGRDEWGDRSRDGWGGRERGSSRREYGREYGGGRTRDRYSPSRHDLSPPVKRVRQDWDDRRYGGYEGGGGTAPPSYGAYPSSYSQEYTHPPGHGAAAGRLDELGPTQPPMMTFKAFMEQCDDTITEEEALRKYSDYKLEFKRQQLNEFFINHKEEEWFKAKYHPEECVKRKEEQLANLKRRMSTFSELYHAGRLETISVDADQSDQLLKLLDSVVIKLEGGTDLDLQVLDQVVEEEPPKPPQATPGTLDAGGDGEGTGGGQEEEGKLFVLGEDSDEGGDNEATGEGEKDPDAPLKMDMSEEQKELQKKAKEYLKQKGSDGAGGGEEGVTTGEEHKRKRSDFSSSSSSSSSSSDSGDEGLEGDFSEPPPPGMEGGGLDGEKKEEEEEEKKEEEEEGEEGEEQEEGKKENGIEDAAKENGEPMEEDGAAKEETEEGKEDKEKEKEKEDGGGGGGGEKEGEGEEEDVEMKPRALHKTASIFLRNLAPTITKQEVEAMCRRYNGFLRAAIADPQPERRWFRRGWVTFKRHVNIKDICWNLNNIRLRDCELGAIVNRDLSRRIRTVNGITSHRSVVRADIKLSAKIIQNLDSRWGLWAEEAAAILENPLLSLTSSSNPVLRNITDYLIEEASAEEEELLGGNSGGGGGGSEEKGEGEAIEREPSLIKVLDRLLLYLRIVHSVDYYNHSEYPNEDEMPNRCGIMHARGIPPSSKVTPQEVQDYCRAFENKIGSFLQPLTRLTDDEAKKLGLKEAEEEVEKFVQSNTQEVAKDKWQCPLCGKKFKGAEYVHKHILMKHAEKVKEVKKEVDYFNNYLRDPKRPQLPEYPGNKHGGRKEDRPDPYVATYPQHVPDNRYAGYGGGYGRQYPAHSYGGYSGTYPKDYYGRGDPYTREPYPRPRVTYRSRVGYRDLDAPKEDY; this is translated from the exons ATGGGTGACAGCGATGACGAGTTTGAACGGCGGCGGCGCGACAAGTTCCGCGGAGAAAGGTCGGAttacagcggcggcggcggcggtggtggcgggcgAGACAGGCGGGATGACGGGCGGAGGAGTGGCCGGGACGAATGGGGGGATAG GAGCCGTGATGGATGGGGTGGCCGGGAGAGGGGGTCGTCCAGGAGGGAGTATGGCCGGGAGTACGGAGGGGGGAGGACCAGGGACCGCTACTCCCCCTCCCGCCACGACTTGAGCCCCCCAGTGAAGAGAGTCAGGCAGGactg GGACGATAGGAGGTATGGGGGGTATGAGGGAGGGGGTGGGACAGCTCCCCCATCCTATGGTGCCTACCCCTCCTCCTACAGCCAGGAGTACACCCACCCACCAGGGCATGGGGCAGCAGCTGgcag ACTGGATGAACTCGGCCCAACACAGCCCCCAATGATGACTTTTAAGGCTTTTATGGAACAGTGCGACGACACTATAACAGAGGAAGAGGCGCTCAGAAAATACTCCGACTACAAGCTTGAATTTAAACGGCAGCAGCTTAACGAATTTTTCATCAAccacaaggaggaagagtg GTTCAAGGCCAAATACCACCCAGAGGAGTGTgtcaagaggaaagaggaacagcTGGCTAActtgaag cGTCGCATGTCCACCTTCTCGGAGTTGTACCATGCAGGACGTCTGGAAACTATCTCCGTTGATGCTGACCAATCTGATCAACTCCTGAAGCTCCTGGACAGTGTTGTGATCAAGCTGGAGGGCGGGACAGACCTGGACCTTCAAGTGCTGGACCAGGTTGTCGAAGAGGAGCCCCCCAAGCCCCCACAAGCCACCCCCGGCACTCTGGACGCTGGTGGAGACGGGGAGGGCACTGGtggggggcaggaggaggaagggaagctgtTTGTGTTGGGTGAAGA CTCAGACGAGGGGGGTGATAATGAGGCAAccggagagggagaaaaggaccCCGATGCCCCTCTTAAGATGGACATGAGCgaagaacagaaggaattgCAGAAGAAAGCGAAGGAATATTTGAAGCAGAAAGgcagtgatggtgctggtggtggggaggagggagttaCTACTGGAG AAGAGCACAAGAGGAAGAGGTCGgacttttcttcctcgtcctcctcctcttcctcctcctccgattcTGGAGATGAGGGACTGGAGGGAGACTTCTCCGAGCCGCCTCCTCccgggatggagggaggagggctggatggagaaaagaaggaggaggaggaggaggagaagaaggaggaggaggaggaaggggaggagggggaggaacaggaggaagggaagaaagaaaacggaatagaaGATGCtgctaaagaaaatggagaaccgatggaggaagatggag cagcaaaggaagaaacagaagaaggaaaggaagacaaggagaaggagaaggagaaagaggatggaggaggaggaggaggaggagagaaggagggagagggggaggaagaggatgtggagaTGAAGCCCAGAGCTCTCCACAAAACGGCCTCCATCTTTCTCCGTAATCTTGCCCCAACTATTACAAAGCAGGAGGTGGAagct ATGTGCCGTCGATACAATGGGTTCCTAAGGGCGGCCATCGCTGACCCCCAGCCCGAGCGCCGCTGGTTCCGGCGAGGCTGGGTCACCTTCAAGAGACATGTCAACATCAAGGACATCTGCTGGAACCTCAACAATATCagg CTACGGGACTGTGAGTTGGGCGCCATCGTGAACAGGGACCTGAGTCGACGCATCCGTACTGTTAACGGCATTACGTCCCATCGCTCAGTGGTCCGTGCTGACATTAAACTGTCCGCCAAGATTATTCAGAACCTGGACTCGCGCTGGGGACTGTGGGCTGaggaggctgctgcaatactGGAGAACCCG CTGCTGAGCCTGACCTCCTCATCGAACCCTGTGCTGCGGAACATCACGGACTACTTGATAGAGGAGGCCagcgcggaggaggaggagctgctgggcgggaacagtggtggtggtggtgggggctcGGAGGAAAAGGGTGAAGGCGAGGCTATTGAAAGAGAGCCTAGTCttatcaag GTGCTGGACAGACTGCTACTGTACCTTCGCATCGTTCACTCCGTCGACTACTACAACCACTCCGAGTACCCCAACGAGGACGAGATGCCAAACAGGTGTGGCATTATGCACGCCCGCGGCATCCCACCCTCCTCCAAGGTCACCCCACAGGAGGTTCAGGATTACTGCAGGGCCTTTGAGAATAAGATCGGATCCTTCTTGCAGCCACTCACCAGACTTACTGATGACGAGGCTAAGAAACTGG GGCtgaaagaggcagaggaggaggtggagaagtttGTCCAGAGCAACACACAGGAGGTGGCCAAGGACAAGTGGCAGTGTCCCCTCTGTGGCAAGAAGTTCAAGGGAGCTGAGTATGTACACAAACACATTCTGATGAAGCACGCTGAGAAGGtcaaggaggtgaagaaagag GTGGACTACTTCAACAACTACCTGCGTGACCCTAAACGGCCCCAGCTCCCTGAATACCCTGGAAACAAACACGGAGGCCGCAAGGAGGACCGCCCAGACCCTTACGTGGCCACCTACCCCCAGCACGTCCCTGATAAtag GTACGCTGGCTATGGGGGAGGGTATGGGAGGCAGTACCCAGCACACAGCTATGGGGGGTACTCAGGAACCTACCCCAAAGATTACTACGGCAGAGGGGACCCTTACACCAGGGAGCCCTATCCACGCCCCAGGGTTACCTATAgatcaag